The Akkermansia sp. N21116 genome includes a region encoding these proteins:
- a CDS encoding UDP-glucose/GDP-mannose dehydrogenase family protein, with protein sequence MRIAIIGTGYVGLVSGACFAEMGASVTCLDKDAHKINQLRNGIIPLYEPGLTAMVTRNLSQGRLAFESKPEQVLNNADIFFIAVGTPSQPDGQADLSSIEAVARQIGQNLQHDTVIVVKSTVPPGTCHHLKKIIEEEIRLRAGDASFELAFNPEFLKEGSAIKDFMSPDRIIIGADTSKAVRILQKLYAPFMLKNDRLLVMDTVSAEMSKYVSNSMLAARISLMNEISRLCEAVGADICRVREGVGSDTRIGNSFLYAGCGYGGSCFPKDIRALIRTANEHGVTMDILEAVEQCNQQQKRFLIGKVKKAVAQTSRDQSSTVALWGLSFKPETDDIREAPSMALIEELLKDGIRLRVYDPAAMDSTRQRWGEALYYADDMYDAASGADVLVLTTEWKEFRLPDWKNVYRSMASRHIVDGRNIYCRSDLEAWGFTYQGIGCSSTVDLP encoded by the coding sequence ATGAGAATAGCAATCATCGGTACCGGCTATGTGGGCCTTGTTTCCGGAGCCTGTTTTGCAGAAATGGGAGCCAGTGTCACCTGCCTGGACAAAGACGCCCATAAAATCAACCAGTTGAGGAACGGCATCATCCCCTTGTACGAACCGGGGTTAACGGCCATGGTAACACGCAATCTCTCTCAAGGCAGGCTCGCTTTTGAATCAAAACCGGAGCAGGTGCTCAATAACGCCGATATCTTCTTTATCGCAGTCGGCACCCCTTCCCAGCCCGACGGCCAAGCCGATCTTAGCAGCATCGAAGCCGTGGCGCGGCAAATCGGACAAAATTTGCAGCACGACACCGTCATCGTTGTCAAAAGCACCGTCCCTCCCGGAACCTGCCATCACCTCAAGAAAATCATTGAAGAAGAGATCCGCCTTCGCGCCGGCGACGCAAGCTTTGAACTCGCCTTCAATCCGGAATTCCTCAAAGAAGGCTCCGCCATCAAGGACTTCATGAGCCCGGACCGCATCATCATCGGGGCAGATACATCCAAAGCCGTTCGCATATTACAAAAACTCTATGCTCCTTTTATGCTGAAAAACGACCGCCTTTTGGTCATGGATACGGTTTCGGCAGAAATGAGCAAATACGTCTCCAACTCCATGCTGGCCGCCCGCATTAGCCTCATGAACGAAATATCAAGACTCTGCGAAGCAGTCGGAGCAGATATTTGCCGAGTCAGGGAAGGAGTCGGCAGCGACACGCGTATTGGCAACAGCTTCCTCTACGCAGGATGCGGCTACGGAGGCTCGTGTTTTCCAAAAGATATCAGGGCATTGATCCGCACGGCAAACGAACACGGAGTGACCATGGATATTCTTGAAGCCGTCGAACAATGCAACCAGCAGCAAAAGCGTTTCCTCATCGGCAAAGTCAAGAAAGCCGTCGCCCAAACCTCCCGTGACCAATCCTCTACCGTCGCCCTTTGGGGACTTTCTTTCAAACCGGAAACGGACGATATACGAGAAGCTCCATCCATGGCGTTAATTGAGGAACTGCTCAAAGACGGTATCCGGCTCCGCGTATACGACCCGGCAGCCATGGATTCAACCCGCCAACGCTGGGGAGAAGCCCTCTACTATGCGGACGATATGTACGATGCGGCCTCCGGAGCCGATGTGCTTGTTCTCACAACAGAGTGGAAGGAATTCCGCCTTCCCGACTGGAAAAACGTCTACCGTTCCATGGCTTCCCGCCACATCGTCGATGGCCGTAATATCTATTGCCGCTCCGATCTGGAGGCTTGGGGGTTCACCTACCAGGGGATCGGTTGTTCCTCGACGGTTGACCTACCGTAA
- the cdaA gene encoding diadenylate cyclase CdaA encodes MWQWIVENQEDIKDVLRAIVEIIILWALFYQIYRAFHATRGARIMVGLILSLVALTLVTYLFHLNVIGFLITRVLAPGLAVALVVIFQPELRSGLAKLGSHPLLSKYVKIQRVDFLDTFCKAVSQLSNKRLGALFAFERGISLKSIEDSGVIIDALFSPELALSIFYTKTPLHDGGVVIAGERMVAAGCVFPVTSREMSDRSLGLRHRAGVGMTDETDSVVVVVSEETGSVSIAVGGKLERNVDLEILKKRLESLLLQKKTSHDQEHQDTH; translated from the coding sequence ATGTGGCAATGGATTGTCGAGAATCAGGAAGATATCAAGGATGTGCTGCGCGCCATCGTTGAGATCATTATCCTGTGGGCTCTTTTCTACCAGATCTACCGGGCCTTTCATGCGACGCGCGGGGCGCGGATCATGGTGGGGCTGATCCTCAGTCTTGTCGCTCTGACGCTGGTTACCTATCTTTTCCATCTGAATGTAATCGGATTCCTGATTACCCGCGTACTGGCTCCGGGCTTGGCTGTGGCTCTGGTGGTGATTTTCCAGCCGGAACTGCGTAGCGGGCTGGCTAAGCTGGGTAGCCATCCCTTGCTGTCCAAGTATGTTAAAATCCAGCGGGTGGATTTCCTGGATACCTTCTGCAAGGCAGTTTCCCAGCTTTCCAATAAACGTTTGGGTGCTTTGTTCGCTTTTGAACGTGGTATCAGCCTGAAGTCTATTGAAGATTCCGGGGTCATTATCGATGCCCTGTTTTCACCGGAGCTGGCCCTTTCCATTTTTTATACGAAAACCCCGCTTCACGATGGCGGAGTGGTGATTGCCGGCGAGCGCATGGTGGCTGCCGGCTGCGTGTTTCCGGTGACTTCCCGGGAGATGTCCGACCGTTCTCTGGGATTGCGCCACCGTGCCGGTGTCGGCATGACGGATGAGACGGATAGCGTTGTCGTTGTGGTTTCCGAGGAAACGGGTAGTGTATCTATTGCCGTCGGCGGAAAGTTGGAACGCAACGTCGACTTGGAAATATTGAAAAAACGTCTCGAATCCCTCCTCCTTCAAAAGAAAACTTCCCATGATCAGGAACATCAAGATACTCATTGA
- a CDS encoding TatD family hydrolase, giving the protein MRFIEPHSHPVCRTTDDYKALALAGCVAIGEPAFWAGFDRCSPDGFRDYFMQLTEYEPLRASKFGLDHYCWICVNPKEAEDPVFAREVMAMIPEFLKKPNVLGIGEIGLNRNTAHEVEIMEEHMDLAIAEGQLVLIHTPHMEDKLKGTRIILSALKNRPDLSPDRVLVDHCEEHTLSLVREAGYWAGLTLYPTSKLTPCRAADMLEVYGHDHVWVNSACDWGDSDPLAVPRLGMELARRGWSRSDIETIVLKNPAVFMGGSPHFRGV; this is encoded by the coding sequence ATGAGATTTATCGAACCTCACTCACACCCTGTTTGCCGGACGACGGATGATTACAAGGCTCTGGCTTTGGCCGGTTGCGTCGCGATTGGCGAGCCTGCTTTCTGGGCTGGATTTGACCGTTGTTCCCCGGACGGATTCCGGGATTATTTCATGCAGTTGACAGAATACGAACCTCTCCGGGCATCCAAATTCGGTCTGGACCACTATTGTTGGATTTGCGTGAATCCGAAGGAAGCGGAGGATCCCGTTTTTGCGAGGGAGGTGATGGCGATGATCCCCGAATTCCTGAAGAAACCTAATGTGCTGGGTATCGGTGAGATTGGACTGAACCGCAATACGGCTCATGAGGTTGAGATTATGGAAGAACACATGGATCTCGCTATTGCCGAAGGTCAGCTGGTGCTGATTCATACGCCGCACATGGAAGACAAACTGAAGGGGACGCGCATTATTTTGTCCGCGCTGAAGAACCGTCCCGATTTGTCTCCGGACCGTGTCTTAGTGGATCACTGTGAGGAACATACCCTTTCGCTTGTCCGGGAGGCTGGTTACTGGGCCGGTCTGACTCTGTATCCGACGAGCAAGTTGACGCCGTGCCGTGCCGCGGACATGCTGGAAGTATACGGGCATGACCATGTCTGGGTCAATTCCGCGTGCGACTGGGGGGATTCCGATCCCTTGGCGGTACCTCGTCTGGGGATGGAGCTTGCCCGGCGCGGATGGTCTCGCAGTGATATTGAGACAATCGTGTTGAAGAATCCTGCTGTTTTTATGGGAGGCTCTCCTCATTTCCGCGGTGTGTGA